Proteins encoded together in one Mycobacterium simiae window:
- a CDS encoding VOC family protein: protein MRWRGVSHVEFAVLDYDRSIAFYDALFGWLGYSSFSSMNMEYQSVYYMTRNVNPHSYIGVQPARTGKKLTHSDQAVGINHIALWARSRTEVDRFHTDFLIDRDIPVTDAPKRYPQYWPGYYAVFFDDPVNGIHWELAWIPKVPTPLQLWDFYRAIRGFASGRADLARTVPGVLLQARRTLPHR from the coding sequence ATGCGCTGGCGCGGCGTGAGTCACGTGGAGTTCGCGGTGCTCGACTACGACCGCTCGATCGCCTTCTACGACGCATTGTTCGGCTGGCTGGGGTACAGCAGTTTCTCCTCGATGAACATGGAATACCAGTCGGTGTACTACATGACGCGAAACGTCAACCCGCACAGCTACATCGGCGTACAACCGGCGCGTACCGGCAAGAAATTGACACACAGCGACCAGGCGGTGGGAATCAACCACATTGCGCTGTGGGCGCGCAGCCGAACAGAGGTCGACCGTTTTCATACGGATTTCCTGATCGATCGCGACATCCCGGTGACCGACGCACCAAAGCGGTACCCGCAATATTGGCCGGGCTACTACGCCGTGTTCTTCGACGACCCGGTGAACGGCATTCATTGGGAACTGGCGTGGATTCCGAAAGTCCCTACACCACTCCAACTTTGGGATTTTTATCGCGCAATCCGCGGTTTCGCCAGCGGCCGGGCGGATCTGGCGCGCACGGTACCTGGGGTGCTGCTGCAGGCGCGGCGGACGTTGCCGCATCGGTAA
- a CDS encoding adenylate/guanylate cyclase domain-containing protein, producing MGIVVVEAGALAVLWRLLVRSQAEAEELRQRADTRNWLISGGREAVKTVWNTANVMRKEGFGAAVRGSIEELADWAEVERPDLARVTPDGRVVILFSDIEESTALNERIGDRAWVKLIASHDKLVSGLVKRHCGHVVKSQGDGFMIAFSRPEQAVRCAADLQNALRRDAKRKRHNAIRVRIGIHMGRSVRRGDDLFGRNVAMAARVAAQAVGGEILVSKPVRDALSDRADVTFDDGRDVELKGFSGRHRLFAVAADPGPG from the coding sequence ATGGGGATCGTCGTGGTCGAGGCCGGCGCGCTCGCGGTGCTGTGGCGGTTGCTGGTCCGTAGCCAGGCGGAGGCCGAGGAGTTGAGGCAGCGTGCCGACACACGAAACTGGCTGATCTCCGGCGGCCGCGAGGCCGTCAAGACGGTGTGGAACACGGCGAACGTCATGCGCAAGGAGGGCTTCGGCGCGGCGGTGCGCGGATCGATCGAAGAACTTGCCGACTGGGCTGAGGTCGAGCGGCCCGACCTGGCCCGGGTCACGCCGGACGGCCGGGTGGTGATTCTGTTCTCTGACATCGAGGAATCCACGGCGCTCAACGAACGCATCGGCGACCGTGCGTGGGTCAAGCTGATCGCCTCGCACGACAAGCTCGTCTCCGGTTTGGTCAAGCGCCATTGCGGCCATGTGGTCAAGAGTCAGGGCGACGGTTTCATGATCGCCTTCTCCCGTCCCGAGCAGGCGGTGCGCTGCGCCGCCGACCTGCAGAACGCGCTGCGCAGGGATGCAAAGCGTAAGCGGCACAACGCTATTCGAGTTCGAATCGGCATCCACATGGGGCGTTCGGTGCGCCGCGGCGATGACCTATTCGGTCGCAACGTCGCCATGGCCGCGCGGGTTGCTGCGCAGGCGGTTGGCGGCGAGATTTTGGTCAGCAAACCGGTGCGCGACGCGCTGAGCGATCGCGCCGACGTCACGTTCGACGACGGGCGCGACGTCGAGTTGAAGGGGTTTTCGGGCCGCCATCGGTTGTTCGCGGTGGCTGCCGACCCGGGCCCGGGCTAA
- a CDS encoding alpha/beta fold hydrolase: protein MTEPRWIDVPGPPGDIKALTWGPPDGPIALCLHGFPDTAYGWRKMAPLLAKAGWRVIAPFMRGYAPSSIPDDGSYHVGAIMDDALRVRTAAGGTDRDVVIGHDWGALAATGLAALPNSPFTKAVIMSVPVAAAFRGQVSERGRLARLLPRQLVRSWYLFYFQLPLLPERSARWMLPRLWRRWSPGYRGVDEDLRHVDAAIGTPESWRAALGTYRATLRNTTPPQRYADLNERWTEAPILPSLYLHGRDDGCMTSAFAHWTAKVLPAGSDVAIIDHAGHFLQLEQPEKVAERVLAFVGSPG from the coding sequence ATGACCGAGCCGCGGTGGATCGACGTGCCGGGGCCGCCCGGCGACATCAAGGCGCTGACTTGGGGCCCGCCCGACGGCCCAATCGCTTTGTGCCTGCACGGCTTCCCCGACACCGCCTACGGCTGGCGCAAGATGGCGCCCCTGCTCGCCAAGGCGGGGTGGCGGGTGATTGCGCCGTTCATGCGTGGGTATGCGCCGTCGTCGATCCCGGACGACGGGAGCTACCACGTCGGGGCCATCATGGACGACGCGCTGCGGGTCCGGACGGCCGCCGGCGGAACCGACCGCGACGTCGTGATCGGTCATGACTGGGGTGCGCTGGCGGCCACCGGCCTGGCCGCGTTACCCAACAGTCCATTCACCAAGGCGGTGATCATGTCGGTGCCGGTCGCGGCCGCCTTCCGGGGCCAGGTCAGCGAGCGGGGCCGGCTGGCCCGGTTGCTGCCGCGCCAGTTGGTGCGCAGCTGGTACCTGTTCTACTTCCAATTGCCCTTGCTACCAGAGCGTTCCGCGCGCTGGATGCTGCCGCGGCTATGGCGGCGCTGGTCGCCGGGATATCGCGGCGTCGACGAGGACCTGCGCCACGTCGACGCCGCGATTGGAACACCGGAGAGCTGGCGGGCGGCGCTGGGCACCTACCGGGCCACGCTGCGCAACACCACGCCGCCGCAGCGATATGCCGACCTGAACGAGCGGTGGACCGAGGCGCCCATCCTGCCCAGCCTGTACCTGCACGGCCGCGACGACGGCTGCATGACCTCGGCGTTTGCGCACTGGACGGCCAAGGTGCTGCCCGCCGGAAGCGACGTGGCGATCATCGACCATGCCGGCCATTTCCTGCAGCTAGAACAGCCCGAGAAGGTCGCCGAACGGGTGCTGGCATTCGTCGGCTCACCCGGTTGA
- a CDS encoding helix-turn-helix domain-containing protein, translated as MTELAVLQAVRLKGRASPADLAATLGADVATVTRVTNELTAAGLLLDGATLRISPDGRDRLAALLAQERDGIDPDAIAAAYDDFRSVNADFKAVVTAWQLKGGQGGPANPHDDAEYDAAVLARLDAVHARVLPIVETVAAQLPRLSAYSTKLVAALEKVKSGDTSWLTRPLADSYHTVWFEWHEELIGAAGLTREEAARCGDAQ; from the coding sequence GTGACGGAATTGGCCGTGCTGCAAGCGGTTCGACTCAAGGGCCGGGCGTCGCCGGCTGATCTGGCCGCCACCCTGGGTGCCGACGTCGCCACCGTCACCCGGGTCACTAACGAGCTGACCGCGGCGGGCCTGCTGCTCGACGGGGCGACGTTGCGAATCAGTCCCGACGGGCGTGACCGGCTGGCCGCGTTGCTCGCCCAAGAACGCGACGGTATCGACCCGGACGCGATCGCCGCGGCCTATGACGACTTCCGGAGTGTGAATGCGGATTTCAAGGCGGTGGTTACCGCCTGGCAACTCAAGGGCGGCCAGGGCGGTCCCGCCAACCCGCACGACGACGCCGAGTACGACGCCGCGGTGCTGGCCCGTCTCGACGCGGTGCACGCTCGGGTGCTGCCCATCGTCGAGACCGTCGCCGCCCAACTCCCTCGCCTGAGCGCCTACTCGACGAAATTGGTTGCAGCCCTGGAAAAGGTCAAGTCCGGCGACACTTCCTGGCTGACCCGGCCGCTGGCCGACTCCTACCACACCGTGTGGTTCGAATGGCACGAGGAGTTGATCGGCGCCGCCGGGCTCACCCGCGAGGAAGCGGCACGGTGCGGCGATGCGCAGTAG
- a CDS encoding glucose-6-phosphate dehydrogenase gives MVIFGITGDLARKMTFRALYRLEYRGLLDCPVLGVASDDITVDQLVERAHKAIADAGEKIDDTVFKRFAGRLSYVHGDVTDSTLYDTLAETIGSDYRPLYYLEMPPSLFAPIVENLGRAGLLGRAHVAVEKPFGHDLQSARELNGRLRAVLEEDQILRVDHFLGKQPVVELECLRFANQALASLWDRQSVSQIHITMAEDFGVEDRGKFYDAVGTLRDVVQNHLLQVLALVAMEPPVGHSGDDLNDKKYEVFRAMPAVNPGHCVRGQYRGYTDVPGVAKDSKTETFIALRTEIDNWRWSGVPIFLRAGKALAERVTEVRLFLHRVPRLAFLNHKGPAEPNQLVLRIDPDPGMRLQISAQVGDAFRDVHLDSEFATDLGEAERPYELLFQAALAGDHQLFAREDSIEETWRIVAPLLDKPSDIHPYEPGSWGPESAQSLLPGRRRWQEPWMPTNTNAAQ, from the coding sequence ATGGTGATCTTCGGGATCACCGGGGACCTGGCTCGCAAGATGACGTTTCGGGCCCTTTACCGGTTGGAATACCGCGGCTTGCTGGACTGCCCGGTCCTGGGTGTAGCCAGCGACGACATCACGGTGGACCAACTCGTCGAGCGCGCGCACAAGGCCATCGCCGACGCCGGCGAAAAGATCGACGACACAGTGTTCAAGCGGTTCGCCGGACGACTGAGTTACGTGCACGGCGACGTCACCGACAGCACCCTGTACGACACGCTGGCCGAGACCATCGGGTCGGACTACCGGCCGCTGTACTACCTGGAAATGCCGCCCTCGTTGTTCGCGCCGATCGTGGAAAACCTCGGGCGGGCGGGTCTGCTGGGACGGGCGCACGTTGCCGTGGAGAAGCCGTTCGGCCACGACCTGCAGTCGGCGCGCGAGTTGAACGGGCGGCTGCGGGCGGTGCTGGAGGAAGACCAGATCCTGCGGGTGGACCACTTCCTGGGCAAACAGCCGGTGGTGGAACTCGAATGCTTGCGGTTCGCCAACCAGGCGCTGGCCTCGTTGTGGGATCGTCAGAGCGTGTCGCAGATCCACATCACGATGGCTGAGGACTTCGGTGTGGAGGACCGCGGCAAGTTCTACGACGCGGTCGGCACGCTGCGCGACGTCGTGCAGAATCACCTGCTGCAGGTGCTCGCGCTGGTGGCGATGGAACCGCCGGTCGGCCACAGCGGCGACGACCTCAACGACAAGAAGTACGAGGTTTTTCGGGCCATGCCGGCGGTGAATCCCGGGCACTGCGTGCGAGGTCAGTACCGTGGCTACACCGACGTGCCGGGTGTGGCCAAAGACTCGAAGACCGAGACGTTCATCGCGCTGCGGACCGAGATCGACAACTGGCGTTGGTCCGGCGTGCCGATCTTCCTGCGGGCGGGAAAAGCGTTGGCGGAGAGGGTAACCGAGGTTCGGCTGTTCTTGCATCGGGTCCCCCGGCTGGCGTTCCTCAACCACAAGGGGCCGGCCGAACCCAACCAGCTGGTGTTGCGCATCGACCCGGACCCCGGGATGCGCTTGCAGATATCCGCTCAGGTTGGCGACGCATTTCGGGACGTTCATCTGGATTCCGAATTCGCCACCGATCTGGGCGAAGCAGAGCGGCCTTATGAACTGCTGTTTCAGGCCGCGCTGGCCGGCGACCACCAGTTGTTTGCGCGAGAGGACAGCATCGAGGAAACGTGGCGCATCGTTGCGCCTTTGCTGGACAAACCAAGTGACATCCATCCCTACGAGCCGGGATCCTGGGGGCCCGAGTCCGCGCAGTCGCTATTGCCCGGTCGCCGCCGTTGGCAGGAGCCGTGGATGCCGACGAACACGAACGCCGCACAGTAA
- a CDS encoding WS/DGAT domain-containing protein, with amino-acid sequence MSGRRMAAVDAQFYWMSAKIPSDEFLLYAFDGEPADLDRAAAQLLGRAAACPALAVRVHDGCSLTYPQWVPAPVTAEQVIYHDLPDRTWAGCLIGVAGLADQQLDLRRRSWLLHVFTPVLGIPGVEGPGAVAVLQVPHALADGARGTAMASWLFGRAVPVPAVPRPRPGCFGWRAVQAAHAHHALTRDTRAGLLAAGVGSRPPVATNTRPRGARSVRTLVRHRAQLRGPTVTIGALAAVSTALSRLLGDAAPSLGAEVPMVKPGVRQANNHFGNAVVGLYPQLARDARMARIRTDLTNARRRFEHPAAHTASRAFAAVPAPLLRWGISQFDADARPTEVLGNTVLSSVNRGPADLRFGDARVVLTAGYPALSPAMGLTHGVHGIGETIAISVHSAESAVGDIDAYVELLAGAL; translated from the coding sequence GTGTCGGGGCGGCGAATGGCGGCCGTCGATGCCCAGTTCTACTGGATGTCGGCCAAAATCCCCAGCGACGAGTTCCTGCTCTACGCCTTCGACGGCGAACCCGCCGACCTGGACCGGGCCGCCGCCCAGCTGCTCGGCCGGGCCGCGGCCTGTCCCGCCCTGGCTGTGCGCGTCCACGACGGATGCTCGCTGACATATCCGCAATGGGTGCCCGCGCCGGTGACCGCCGAACAGGTGATCTACCACGACCTGCCCGACCGCACCTGGGCCGGTTGCTTGATAGGAGTGGCCGGTCTTGCCGACCAGCAGCTGGACCTGCGCCGCAGGTCGTGGCTGCTGCACGTGTTCACCCCGGTGCTCGGCATCCCCGGTGTTGAGGGTCCGGGGGCCGTCGCGGTGCTGCAGGTGCCGCACGCCCTGGCCGACGGTGCTCGGGGGACGGCGATGGCGTCCTGGCTGTTCGGGCGGGCGGTGCCGGTGCCCGCTGTGCCGCGGCCGCGGCCGGGCTGTTTCGGTTGGCGCGCGGTGCAGGCGGCGCATGCCCACCACGCACTGACCCGCGACACACGCGCGGGCCTGCTGGCGGCCGGGGTCGGCTCCCGGCCGCCGGTCGCCACCAACACCCGCCCGCGGGGTGCCCGCTCGGTGCGCACGCTGGTGCGGCACCGCGCGCAGTTGCGCGGACCGACCGTCACCATCGGGGCACTCGCCGCCGTGTCGACCGCGTTGTCGAGGCTGCTGGGCGACGCGGCACCGTCGTTGGGAGCCGAGGTGCCGATGGTCAAACCCGGTGTACGGCAGGCCAATAACCATTTCGGCAACGCCGTGGTCGGACTGTACCCGCAGCTTGCCCGGGACGCGCGGATGGCGCGCATCCGCACTGACCTGACCAATGCGCGGCGCCGCTTCGAACACCCGGCCGCCCATACTGCCAGCCGGGCTTTCGCCGCGGTACCCGCCCCGCTATTACGTTGGGGCATATCGCAATTCGACGCCGACGCCCGTCCCACCGAAGTGCTCGGCAACACCGTGCTATCCAGCGTCAACCGCGGCCCCGCCGATCTGCGCTTCGGGGATGCCCGGGTGGTCCTCACGGCCGGGTACCCGGCACTATCGCCGGCCATGGGCCTGACGCACGGGGTGCACGGTATCGGTGAGACCATCGCAATCAGCGTCCACTCTGCGGAGTCGGCCGTCGGCGACATCGATGCCTACGTCGAGTTGCTGGCCGGTGCGCTATGA
- a CDS encoding VOC family protein, whose amino-acid sequence MPSITPSLWFDHNLEEAATFYTSVFPNSRIEEYNRCTDAGPGEPGTVLSGTFVLDGTRFIGINGGPYFSFSEAVSFTIDCKDQDEVDYYWDRLTDGGTESQCGWCKDRYGLSWQVVPQRLYELVNHPDPARATAATRAMHGMRKIIVADLERAADGTLGGPEG is encoded by the coding sequence GTGCCATCGATCACGCCCTCGCTGTGGTTCGACCACAACCTGGAGGAAGCGGCGACGTTTTACACCTCGGTGTTCCCCAATTCGCGGATCGAGGAGTACAACCGCTGTACCGACGCCGGCCCCGGCGAGCCCGGCACGGTGTTGTCGGGCACCTTCGTGCTCGACGGCACCCGATTTATCGGGATCAATGGCGGCCCGTACTTTTCCTTCAGCGAGGCGGTGTCGTTCACGATCGACTGCAAGGACCAGGACGAGGTGGACTACTACTGGGACCGGCTGACCGACGGCGGAACGGAATCCCAGTGCGGCTGGTGCAAGGACCGCTACGGCCTGAGCTGGCAGGTCGTCCCGCAACGCCTCTATGAGCTGGTAAACCATCCCGATCCGGCGCGCGCGACGGCTGCCACCCGCGCTATGCACGGCATGCGCAAGATCATCGTCGCCGACCTGGAGCGGGCCGCAGACGGGACGCTCGGCGGCCCCGAGGGGTGA
- a CDS encoding VOC family protein has protein sequence MKFVSTRIITADVPRLVAFYEMVTGVSAVWGNELFAEIPTPVGVLAIGSDKTVALFGRGSAEPAANRSAIIEFIVDDVDADYQRLRGQVAQIVTEPTTMPWGNRALLFRDPDGNLVNLFTPVTVEARAKFGV, from the coding sequence GTGAAATTCGTCTCAACCCGCATCATCACCGCTGACGTCCCGCGCCTCGTCGCCTTTTACGAGATGGTCACCGGCGTCTCGGCGGTGTGGGGCAACGAGTTGTTCGCCGAGATCCCGACGCCGGTTGGGGTGTTGGCCATCGGCAGCGACAAGACCGTTGCGCTGTTCGGTCGGGGATCGGCCGAACCGGCGGCCAACCGCAGCGCGATCATCGAGTTCATCGTCGATGACGTCGACGCCGACTATCAACGGCTCCGCGGTCAGGTCGCCCAGATCGTAACCGAGCCGACGACCATGCCCTGGGGCAACCGGGCACTGCTGTTCCGCGACCCGGACGGCAATCTGGTCAACCTCTTCACGCCGGTCACTGTCGAGGCACGCGCGAAGTTCGGTGTATGA
- a CDS encoding putative quinol monooxygenase — translation MIFIVVKFETKPEWTDRWPDLVASFTAATRAEEGNLWFEWSRSLENPAEYVLVEGFRDGDAGRVHVTSEHFKQALEELPPALQSTPKIISQTIDATGWSEMGEMRVG, via the coding sequence ATGATCTTCATCGTCGTCAAGTTCGAGACCAAACCGGAGTGGACCGACCGCTGGCCGGACCTGGTCGCCTCCTTCACCGCGGCCACCCGCGCCGAGGAGGGCAACCTGTGGTTCGAGTGGTCGCGCAGCCTGGAAAACCCCGCCGAGTACGTCTTGGTCGAGGGCTTCCGCGACGGCGATGCCGGCCGCGTCCACGTCACCAGCGAGCACTTCAAGCAGGCGCTGGAAGAGCTGCCGCCGGCGCTGCAGTCCACCCCCAAAATCATCAGTCAGACGATCGACGCCACCGGCTGGTCGGAGATGGGCGAGATGCGGGTCGGCTAG
- a CDS encoding alpha/beta fold hydrolase translates to MLSEGSLSIGHRTVTYLEAGDPSGPLVLHNHGGPSSRLEARLFDTAATINGLRFVCADRPGIGASDPQPGRSFKSWADDLLQLADSFAAQRFAVTGWSEGGPFALAAAAYLDPMRLVHVASIGGASYGTFGANWAAQYQSRVDALGGRLALGFRPGLKLMYWLLGATAQHFEHQFANSIIKSVNAADRAVLDDDEVMMSFLATCRECFRHGSAGLVVDATLLYQAWPFDLTQVRRPIHFWQGSSDTLVPEVINKSVADSTPEAIWHPITDGGHFIAVSHAAEILAAVAKDLASQSD, encoded by the coding sequence GTGCTCAGCGAAGGCAGTCTGTCGATCGGCCACCGGACCGTCACCTACCTCGAGGCCGGCGACCCCAGTGGACCGCTTGTGCTCCACAACCACGGCGGCCCGTCGAGTCGGCTGGAAGCGAGGCTGTTCGATACGGCCGCCACGATCAACGGTCTGCGATTCGTGTGCGCGGACCGGCCGGGCATCGGCGCGTCCGATCCCCAGCCTGGCCGCAGCTTCAAGTCGTGGGCCGACGATCTGCTGCAGCTGGCCGACTCCTTCGCCGCGCAGCGTTTCGCCGTGACCGGCTGGTCTGAGGGCGGCCCTTTTGCCCTGGCCGCCGCCGCGTACCTCGACCCCATGCGGCTGGTCCACGTGGCATCGATCGGTGGCGCCAGCTACGGCACATTCGGGGCCAATTGGGCCGCGCAGTATCAAAGTCGCGTGGACGCCCTCGGTGGACGCCTTGCGCTTGGCTTTCGCCCCGGACTCAAGCTGATGTACTGGCTGCTAGGCGCGACTGCGCAACACTTCGAGCACCAGTTCGCGAACTCGATCATCAAATCGGTGAACGCGGCCGACCGCGCGGTGCTGGACGACGACGAGGTCATGATGTCGTTCCTGGCAACCTGCCGCGAGTGCTTTCGACATGGTTCGGCAGGACTCGTCGTCGACGCCACGCTTCTCTACCAAGCGTGGCCGTTCGACCTGACCCAGGTGCGGCGGCCGATTCACTTCTGGCAGGGCAGCTCCGACACCCTCGTACCCGAGGTCATCAACAAATCCGTCGCTGACAGCACCCCGGAAGCCATCTGGCACCCGATCACCGACGGTGGGCACTTCATTGCCGTCAGTCACGCCGCGGAAATTCTTGCTGCGGTCGCGAAGGACCTTGCGTCACAATCGGATTGA
- a CDS encoding peptidoglycan endopeptidase, with protein MFVLETLVSLINQVSGTPYIPGGDSPAGTDCSGLVSWVVNAATDRPVFGNRFNTGNEESALLARGFQYGTAPNALVVGWNGGHTAVTLPDGTPVSSGERGGVRIGGAGAYQPGFTHHMFLPMPPEGEGPQLPPPDAPPPPPDAPPPPPDAPLVLVDSVVPAPAPAPELSPPGDPAIPHP; from the coding sequence ATGTTTGTTCTCGAAACATTGGTGTCGCTGATCAACCAAGTCTCAGGGACGCCTTATATTCCGGGTGGAGATTCCCCCGCCGGTACCGATTGCTCTGGACTTGTTTCATGGGTTGTAAATGCCGCAACCGACCGTCCGGTATTCGGGAATCGATTTAATACTGGAAACGAAGAATCCGCCTTGTTGGCACGCGGCTTCCAATATGGAACGGCCCCCAACGCGTTGGTTGTTGGCTGGAACGGGGGCCACACCGCGGTGACGCTGCCGGACGGAACCCCGGTATCCAGTGGTGAACGCGGCGGGGTGCGCATCGGTGGTGCCGGCGCCTACCAGCCCGGATTCACCCACCATATGTTCTTGCCGATGCCGCCGGAGGGGGAGGGTCCGCAGCTGCCGCCGCCGGACGCGCCTCCGCCGCCGCCGGACGCGCCTCCGCCGCCGCCGGACGCGCCGCTCGTCTTGGTCGATTCGGTCGTACCGGCGCCGGCGCCGGCTCCAGAATTGTCACCGCCCGGTGACCCCGCAATTCCGCACCCCTAA
- a CDS encoding alpha/beta fold hydrolase, with protein sequence MSTVSSGPQTVSFAGAGGIGLVADEWNRDAAPADRPTILMLHGGGQNRFSWKNTGQFLADEGYHVIALDSRGHGDSDRAPDADYAIETLQADVLHVLRAIGRPVVLIGASMGGLTGILVAESAGPDTVTGLVLVDVVPRYEKNGSARIRDFMLTNLHGFASLEEAADAVSAYLPHRSKPRSPEGLKKNLRLRDGRWYWHWDPAFMTAPGDDPELRTDNFERAASQLRIPILLIRGKLSDVVSPEGVQHFLDTVPRAEFVELSHAGHTAAGDDNDAFTDAVVDFVRRLTVS encoded by the coding sequence ATGAGCACGGTGAGTAGCGGCCCCCAGACGGTCAGCTTCGCGGGCGCGGGCGGTATCGGGCTGGTTGCTGACGAATGGAACCGCGACGCGGCGCCCGCGGATCGTCCGACGATTCTGATGCTGCACGGCGGTGGTCAAAACCGGTTTTCCTGGAAGAACACCGGCCAGTTCCTGGCCGACGAGGGCTACCACGTCATCGCGCTCGATAGCCGTGGGCACGGCGACAGCGACCGGGCGCCGGATGCGGATTACGCGATCGAAACCCTGCAGGCCGACGTCTTGCACGTGCTGCGGGCCATCGGTCGACCGGTGGTGTTGATCGGCGCCAGCATGGGTGGTCTGACCGGCATCCTGGTCGCCGAGTCCGCGGGACCGGACACAGTGACCGGATTGGTGCTCGTCGACGTGGTGCCGCGGTACGAGAAGAACGGCAGCGCCCGCATCCGTGACTTCATGTTGACCAACCTGCACGGCTTCGCCTCGCTCGAAGAAGCCGCCGACGCGGTCTCGGCGTATTTGCCGCACCGCAGTAAACCACGCAGCCCCGAGGGACTGAAGAAGAATCTGCGGCTGCGCGACGGACGGTGGTACTGGCACTGGGACCCGGCGTTCATGACCGCGCCCGGCGACGACCCGGAGCTGCGGACGGACAATTTCGAGCGGGCCGCGTCGCAACTGCGGATCCCGATTCTGTTGATCCGCGGCAAGCTCTCCGATGTCGTCAGCCCCGAAGGAGTTCAACACTTCCTGGATACCGTGCCGCGCGCCGAATTCGTCGAGCTGTCGCACGCCGGGCACACCGCGGCCGGTGACGACAACGACGCCTTCACCGACGCCGTGGTGGACTTCGTCCGGCGGCTGACCGTTAGTTAG
- the gnd gene encoding phosphogluconate dehydrogenase (NAD(+)-dependent, decarboxylating), whose translation MQLGMIGLGRMGANIIRRVVSGGHEGIVYDHDENVVKTLAAEAGMTGAFSVAELAEKMTTPRVVWVMVPAGDITTSVIEELATTLDPGDIVIDGGNSYYRDDMRHSKLLAEKGIHLLDCGTSGGVWGRERGYCLMIGGHQESFAHAEPLFATIAPGVDAAPRTPGRDGEVGQAENGYLYCGPSGAGHFVKMVHNGIEYGMMASLAEGLNILRNADVGNRVVKGDAETAPLSNPECYRYDIDIPDVAEVWRRGSVIGSWLLDLTASALRESPDLHEFSGRVSDSGEGRWTAIAAIDEGVPAPVLTTALQSRFASRDLDDFANKALSAMRKQFGGHAEKPAN comes from the coding sequence ATGCAGCTGGGAATGATCGGCCTGGGCCGGATGGGCGCCAACATCATCCGCCGCGTGGTCAGCGGCGGACACGAGGGCATCGTGTACGACCACGACGAGAACGTCGTCAAGACGCTGGCCGCCGAAGCGGGGATGACGGGGGCGTTCTCGGTCGCCGAGTTGGCGGAGAAGATGACCACCCCGCGCGTCGTGTGGGTGATGGTGCCCGCGGGCGACATCACCACGTCGGTGATCGAAGAACTCGCCACGACGCTGGACCCCGGCGACATCGTGATCGACGGCGGCAACTCCTACTACCGCGACGACATGCGGCACTCTAAATTGCTGGCGGAGAAGGGGATTCACCTCTTGGACTGTGGCACCAGCGGCGGCGTGTGGGGCCGGGAGCGTGGCTACTGCCTGATGATCGGCGGTCACCAGGAATCCTTCGCCCACGCCGAGCCGCTGTTCGCCACCATCGCGCCCGGTGTGGACGCGGCGCCGCGGACTCCGGGTCGCGACGGCGAGGTCGGCCAGGCCGAGAACGGCTATCTGTACTGCGGCCCGTCCGGGGCCGGGCACTTCGTCAAGATGGTGCACAACGGAATCGAGTACGGGATGATGGCCTCGCTAGCCGAGGGGCTCAATATTCTGCGCAACGCCGACGTCGGCAACCGCGTCGTCAAGGGGGATGCCGAAACCGCGCCGCTGTCCAACCCCGAGTGCTACCGCTACGACATCGACATTCCCGACGTGGCCGAGGTGTGGCGGCGGGGCAGCGTCATCGGCTCCTGGCTGCTGGACCTGACCGCGAGCGCGCTGCGCGAATCGCCGGACCTGCACGAGTTCTCCGGGCGGGTTTCCGATTCCGGGGAGGGGCGTTGGACCGCGATCGCCGCAATCGACGAGGGCGTTCCCGCACCGGTGCTGACGACGGCGCTGCAGTCCCGCTTCGCGTCCCGCGACCTCGACGACTTCGCGAACAAGGCGCTGTCGGCGATGCGCAAGCAGTTCGGCGGGCACGCGGAGAAACCGGCTAACTAA